A window of Psychromonas sp. CNPT3 contains these coding sequences:
- the rpmI gene encoding 50S ribosomal protein L35 produces MPKMKTNKGAAKRFKKTASGGFKRKQSHLRHILTKKSTKRKRHLRSKSMVSKVDVASVIRMLPFA; encoded by the coding sequence ATGCCTAAAATGAAAACTAACAAAGGTGCTGCAAAGCGCTTTAAAAAGACTGCTTCTGGTGGTTTTAAGCGTAAGCAATCACACTTACGTCATATCCTTACTAAGAAATCTACTAAGCGTAAGCGTCATTTACGCTCTAAGAGCATGGTCTCTAAAGTAGATGTTGCAAGTGTAATCAGAATGTTACCATTCGCTTAA